Proteins encoded within one genomic window of Fragaria vesca subsp. vesca linkage group LG1, FraVesHawaii_1.0, whole genome shotgun sequence:
- the LOC101312292 gene encoding uncharacterized protein LOC101312292, translating into MEKIASDLKASETKQRSLGKTYESLHSQASSMLVLSIQWKDLQEHFDSTRNAIRTCFEELREREKMLEAKELKFKSEMESKTDELCGVQKLVDEKVQEVIELKRSIQKHSQEIEREEKRVMDVQKLVVDKERECGVVERRIQERTKKLNWVERRIEEKLNEVESKEKELNKYREDIKVKMEQLGVIDETIVEGKEKIESKEEEIKAAQMLLEECERRIKSKEEKLSWIEKSIEDTSKLANLKEEEVRVIQGSLNVYRESIKSKEGELDAILESIEGKKREFDVKEEQIKTLQRLIEGCEKELKSKEEKLKEETLKVKEYSLRNRPMEEWSCKLELKEREVELKEKQVESKMEEFKKWVEERGKELNSLSSELKVKEGQLQQEAKDLELAKKQCGVVAQVNNAIVPSSASDQSNINFTDGRNLQQFMYEHMKRNDSMSNKISSILQQESSEPGKLVLDAMQGFYPSNTTVENNEFDLVLIRRTCILLLEELKRASPQINPELIEEAMKLASDWKAKMKVGSENWLEILGFLRLVTTYELTSAYDRKELQSLFHVVAQHEQAMELFRALGTTYKAPDYGKICSSVKTEKPESQVAKNEATSSNLQVTATTTDATHLQGLQNEQFRGIIYDLIKKKRLMDAAGLIYTLKLFDEFPPVQVLKEYVDKGNKCCRNRTKRKKLLDEKDKITDQHIADLRVVIQCIKAYNLESEYPPEEIESQIALLERSKKQRRVASSSLVLEVEQQQQTSLKIVEFQEQQELQKTSNAKLQQKADQKASKVEQQEQQQEQKTSKGKLQEKVEQKASDKVESQQQVQEKIASKIEQLLREQKTLKARLQEKVEQKACNKVEKRKQLQEQKASEYEQQEQQKTSKAKLEEKVEQKASDKVEEQQQKQEQNTSKATLQEKVEQKASNQVEEQQQQQEHQNASKVKPQEQPKQKKGNKRSHITFATRFDHQQQLQNKSQRTSVVANRPIRLHQDHPDYPNSSSSTWPHERYGYHGQFGTPFNNYHVHANYGHPVQFGIPISRRANYGYGGHNPGLNQSYPYLPRHPPR; encoded by the exons ATGGAGAAGATAGCATCCGATTTGAAGGCATCGGAGACGAAGCAAAGGAGTCTAGGCAAGACGTACGAGTCATTGCATTCCCAAGCGTCTTCCATGCTCGTTCTCTCCATTCAATGGAAGGATCTCCAGGAACACTTTGATTCGACCCGGAATGCGATCCGGACCTGTTTCGAAGAGCTTCGGGAGCGAGAGAAGATGTTGGAAGCCAAGGAGTTAAAATTCAAGTCGGAGATGGAGTCCAAAACGGACGAGTTGTGTGGAGTTCAGAAGTTGGTTGATGAGAAAGTGCAAGAGGTTATAGAATTAAAGAGATCGATTCAGAAGCATAGCCAGGAGATTGAACGTGAAGAGAAGAGAGTGATGGATGTACAGAAATTGGTTGTAGACAAGGAGAGGGAGTGTGGTGTGGTGGAAAGAAGGATTCAAGAGCGTACCAAGAAACTGAATTGGGTTGAGAGAAGGATTGAAGAGAAATTGAATGAGGTTGAGTCTAAGGAGAAGGAACTGAACAAGTACCGTGAGGATATTAAGGTGAAAATGGAGCAGTTAGGTGTGATTGATGAGACCATTGTGGAGGGTAAGGAAAAGATCGAGTCAAAAGAAGAGGAAATAAAAGCGGCTCAGATGCTGTTAGAAGAATGTGAGAGAAGAATAAAATCGAAAGAGGAGAAATTGAGTTGGATAGAGAAGAGTATAGAAGACACTTCCAAGTTGGCCAACCTTAAGGAAGAGGAAGTGAGAGTGATACAAGGATCGTTGAATGTATATCGCGAGAGTATTAAGTCGAAAGAGGGTGAATTAGATGCGATTCTTGAGTCAATTGAAGGGAAGAAGAGAGAATTTGATGTGAAAGAAGAGCAAATCAAAACGTTGCAGAGATTGATTGAAGGATGTGAGAAAGAGCTCAAATCGAAAGAGGAGAAATTGAAAGAGGAGACGCTCAAAGTGAAAGAGTATAGCTTGCGAAATCGACCAATGGAGGAGTGGTCCTGCAAGCTTGAACTTAAAGAGAGGGAAGTTGAATTGAAAGAGAAACAAGTAGAGTCAAAAATGGAGGAATTTAAAAAATGGGTTGAAGAACGCGGAAAGGAATTGAATTCACTTTCCTCGGAACTTAAAGTTAAAGAGGGGCAACTTCAACAGGAGGCCAAAGATCTTGAGTTGGCAAAGAAACAATGTGGTGTTGTTGCTCAAGTGAACAATGCCATTGTTCCTTCATCAGCAAGTGATCAATCAAACATCAATTTTACTGATGGAAGAAATTTGCAGCAGTTCATGTATGAGCATATGAAGAGAAATGATTCAATGAGCAACAAAATCTCTTCTATTCTTCAACAAGAGTCATCAGAACCAGGAAAACTGGTTTTGGATGCAATGCAAGGGTTTTACCCTTCAAACACGACCGTCGAGAACAACGAGTTTGATTTGGTGCTTATTAGAAGGACATGCATTCTTTTGTTAGAAGAATTAAAGAGAGCCTCGCCCCAAATTAATCCGGAGTTGATAGAAGAAGCAATGAAGTTGGCCAGTGATTGGAAGGCTAAGATGAAAGTGGGGAGTGAAAATTGGTTGGAGATTTTGGGTTTTTTGCGTCTTGTTACTACCTATGAATTGACCTCTGCTTATGATAGGAAGGAGCTCCAAAGTCTTTTTCACGTAGTTGCTCAGCATGAACAAGCAATGGAATTATTCCGGGCCCTTGGTACCACATATAAGGCACCTG ATTATGGCAAGATTTGTTCCTCTGTAAAAACTGAAAAACCAGAATCTCAAGTAGCCAAAAATGAAGCAACTTCTTCAAATCTTCAGGTCACTGCCACCACTACTGATGCAACGCATTTGCAGGGTCTTCAAAATGAGCAGTTTCGTGGTATTATTTATGATCTTATAAAAAAGAAGCGACTGATGGACGCTGCTGGATTGATTTACACCTTGAAGTTATTTGACGAGTTTCCCCCAGTACAAGTCTTGAAAGAATATGTTGATAAGGGTAATAAGTGCTGCAGGAATAGAACCAAGAGAAAGAAATTGCTGGATGAAAAG GATAAGATTACAGACCAGCATATAGCAGATTTACGAGTTGTTATTCAATGTATCAAAGCTTACAACCTCGAGTCTGAATACCCACCAGAGGAAATTGAATCACAAATAGCTCTGCTTGAAAGGTCTAAGAAGCAGAGACGCGTAGCGTCATCATCTCTTGTTTTAGAGGTTGAACAACAACAGCAAACGTCGCTGAAAATTGTTGAATTTCAAGAACAACAAGAACTGCAGAAAACCTCCAATGCTAAACTACAACAAAAGGCAGATCAGAAAGCCTCCAAGGTTGAACAACAAGAACAGCAACAAGAGCAGAAAACATCCAAGGGTAAACTGCAAGAAAAAGTGGAGCAGAAAGCCTCCGATAAGGTTGAAAGCCAACAACAGGTACAGGAGAAGATAGCCTCCAAGATCGAACAATTGCTACGAGAGCAGAAAACCCTCAAGGCTAGACTACAAGAGAAAGTAGAGCAGAAAGCCTGCAATAAGGTTGAAAAACGAAAACAGCTACAAGAGCAGAAAGCCTCCGAGTATGAACAACAAGAACAGCAGAAAACCTCCAAGGCTAAACTGGAAGAAAAAGTAGAGCAGAAAGCCTCTGATAAGGTTGAAGAACAACAACAAAAGCAAGAGCAGAACACCTCCAAGGCTACACTACAAGAAAAAGTAGAGCAGAAAGCCTCCAACCAGGTTGAAGAACAACAACAGCAACAAGAGCATCAGAACGCCTCCAAGGTTAAACCGCAAGAACAACCAAAGCAGAAAAAGGGCAATAAACGTTCGCACATCACATTTGCTACCAGGTTTGACCACCAACAGCAGCTTCAAAATAAATCTCAAAGAACATCTGTAGTAGCTAATAGACCGATCAGATTGCACCAAGACCATCCTGACTATCCAAATTCAAGTTCATCAACTTGGCCACATGAAAGATATGGATACCATGGACAGTTTGGTACTCCTTTCAACAACTATCATGTTCATGCTAACTACGGACATCCTGTGCAGTTTGGAATTCCTATCAGTCGTAGAGCTAATTATGGATATGGTGGACATAATCCCGGATTAAATCAGTCGTATCCCTACCTTCCTCGACATCCTCCTCGCTAA